The Asticcacaulis sp. EMRT-3 region CCCTGCAAAGCGGGCAACCCATTCCCGAATATGAGAAAAACCACGATGACATCCGGCAGGAAGATTACCAGCGCCTGCTCGTAGAACTGGATGTGGCGCGCGCGCAAAACGCCGAAATGGCCGCCGCCGCCGAAGAGGCCTATGCGGCGCTGGGCTCTGCGGCCAGCGAAATTCGGCAACTGA contains the following coding sequences:
- a CDS encoding DUF4164 family protein yields the protein MEQTPQGHMNPSAGGGNLAVAVNRLDRALAALEARVRALQSGQPIPEYEKNHDDIRQEDYQRLLVELDVARAQNAEMAAAAEEAYAALGSAASEIRQLMDEEAA